Proteins from one Cryptomeria japonica chromosome 4, Sugi_1.0, whole genome shotgun sequence genomic window:
- the LOC131047521 gene encoding ATP synthase gamma chain 1, chloroplastic → MASMQLMMSPCPVRAGNIYGIEWKGKRGCAVRRAPLVLCDLRALRQRIDSIKNTKKITDAMKLVAAAKVRRAQEAVVNGRPFSETLVQVLYNLNEQLQTEDVDIPLTQVRPVKKVALVVVTGDRGLCGGFNNFVLKRAERRMRELREVGVAYTIVSVGKKGSTYFRRRPEIPVDKYLEVGPQPTTKEAQAISDDVFSLFISEEVDKVELLYTKFVSLIKSDPVIHTLLPLSPKGEVCDINGVCVDAAEDEMFRLTTKGGKLTVEREVVRTPTTELSSVVQFEQDPVQILDALLPLYLNSQVLRALQESLASELAARMNAMTSASDNAEDLTKSLSITYNRARQAKITGEILEIVAGANALT, encoded by the coding sequence ATGGCATCTATGCAGCTGATGATGTCACCATGCCCAGTAAGGGCGGGCAACATATACGGGATAGAGTGGAAGGGCAAGCGCGGGTGCGCAGTGCGGAGAGCTCCCCTGGTGTTATGCGACCTGCGGGCACTGAGGCAGCGCATAGACTCCATTAAGAACACGAAGAAGATTACGGATGCAATGAAGCTGGTGGCGGCGGCAAAAGTGCGGCGGGCGCAGGAGGCGGTGGTGAACGGGCGGCCCTTCTCAGAGACCCTGGTGCAGGTGCTCTACAACCTGAACGAACAGTTGCAGACAGAGGATGTGGATATCCCATTGACCCAGGTGAGGCCCGTGAAGAAGGTGGCTTTAGTGGTGGTGACCGGCGACAGGGGGCTCTGCGGTGGGTTCAACAATTTTGTGCTGAAGCGGGCGGAGCGGCGCATGAGAGAGCTGAGGGAGGTGGGCGTAGCCTATACTATTGTGAGTGTGGGGAAGAAGGGGTCGACCTATTTCCGGCGGAGACCGGAGATTCCGGTCGACAAGTACCTGGAAGTGGGTCCCCAGCCGACCACCAAGGAGGCTCAGGCCATCTCTGATGATGTCTTCTCGCTCTTTATCAGTGAGGAGGTCGACAAGGTGGAGCTTCTGTACACTAAGTTTGTTTCGCTTATAAAGTCGGACCCTGTCATCCACACGCTCTTGCCCCTTTCTCCCAAGGGCGAGGTCTGTGACATTAATGGCGTTTGCGTTGATGCGGCGGAGGATGAGATGTTCAGGCTAACCACCAAAGGGGGCAAATTGACGGTGGAGAGAGAAGTCGTGAGGACTCCTACCACTGAGCTTTCGTCTGTGGTGCAGTTTGAACAAGACCCTGTTCAGATCTTGGACGCTCTGCTGCCCCTTTATCTTAACAGCCAGGTCCTCCGTGCCCTTCAGGAGTCTCTCGCTAGTGAGCTCGCTGCTCGTATGAACGCCATGACCAGTGCCAGTGACAATGCTGAAGATCTCACCAAGTCGCTTTCCATTACCTACAATAGGGCCCGGCAGGCCAAGATTACCGGCGAGATCTTGGAAATCGTTGCCGGCGCCAACGCGCTCACTTAA